The window GTGCTGGCCATCGGGGATAGCGACAACGACATCCCCATGCTGGAAGCGGCCGGCTATGCCGTGGCCATGGGCAACGCCAGCCCCGGGGTGCGGGCAGTGGCCGACTGGGTTGCCCCCAGCCTGTCAGAGGATGGGGTGGCCCGGGCTCTAGAGCGACTGATTCTGGCGCCCCTTTCCGCTGGCTCCGATCCGGCCTGAACCGGCGGGAGGGGCTCCTCATGCCCTGTCGGGGACTCTTTGTCTGTCAATCAGCTTGCGGATCCGGCGTCCCAGTTCATCGGCATCGGGCGGCTTTTGGAGCCATTCCACCAAGCCAGTCTCCAGAATTTCCTTGTCGCCAGCCCCCAGGGGGTAGCCGGTGACAATCAGCATTTTGAGCTCTGGGTGGTTCTGCCGCAGCCGAGTGTACAGCTCCAACCCGCCCAGGCGGGGCATCACCAGGTCGCAGACAATGAGGGCGATCTCCCGGCTGGATGCCTCGAAGATAGACGCGGCCTCCTCTCCGTCTCGGGCCACCAGGACTCGATAGCCCAGCCCCTCCAGGAGCTCTACCAGCGCATTGCGGGCCGCTTCATTGTCTTCCACCACCAGAAGTGTTTCGCTTCCCCGGAACGCCTCTCGATCCTGCTCTCCCTCCTTGGGTGTCGGCGGATCAAGGTGTACTTCGGGCAGGTAGAGGGTGAAGGTGGTGCCCTGGCCGACCCGACTATCCACCAGAATCTCCCCGTGATGTTGTTTCACAATCCCATAGACCTGGGCCAGGCCCAATCCAGCGCCCTTGCCCGGCTCCTTGGTGGTGAAAAACGGTTCAAAAATGTGGCTCAGGTGTTGGGGATCGATGCCATGGCCTGTATCCGCCACGGAGAGGCGCACGTACGAGCCGGGCTTCATATCGGCAACCGGTACCTTCTGGGCCGGCTGGATAGCCCGGTGGCTGAGGGAAAAGCGCAGTTCCCCCCCGTGGGGCATGGCATCCCGGGCATTGACGGCCAGATTCATCAAGACCTGCTGGATGCGGGTGGCATCGGCATGGACCAGGAAGGGCCCAGGCTCGTGCTCCAGCTGGACCTGGATGTTTTCAGGTAGGGTGCGCCGGAGCATATCCACCACCTTTTGAATCAAGGCCAGCAGGTCCATATGCTCCAGGTGGATCACGGAACGCCGGCTGAAGTCCAGGATCTGGTTGATCAGGTTGGTGGCGTGGCGCGCCTGTTGGGAGATGGTAGCCAGGTAATGCTGATTCTTGGGGTGATGGGGGTTACGGCGCAACATTTCGCTGTAGAGGGCAATCACCGACATGACGTTGTTAAAGTCATGCGCGATGCCTGCGGCCAGTTGCCCTACCGTGGCCAGCCGCTCCTGATTCCGGA of the Litorilinea aerophila genome contains:
- a CDS encoding hybrid sensor histidine kinase/response regulator, with amino-acid sequence MMVQHTNHILLIEDNPGDARLIQEYLRMAPAFPSRLTHRDRLEKALQFLQESPVDVILLDLNLPDSQGFDTFRAVQNHAPDTPILLLTGLDDEEFALEAVRAGAQDYLVKGQVDSSLLVRAIRYAIERRQAQEMVRQRNATVKLLQEIAVAANESTNVEQALHFAMERICTHIGWPLAHAYMANPARRTMDSTDIWYIAGETERFAPFIEATRPLCVRASDPGGLIHAVYTTGQPLWLENACTEPLFQRAAAAAAAGLGAGFAFPALIGQEVVAVLEFYTTEPRPTDHLLMEVLLHIGAQLGRVVERERIRNQERLATVGQLAAGIAHDFNNVMSVIALYSEMLRRNPHHPKNQHYLATISQQARHATNLINQILDFSRRSVIHLEHMDLLALIQKVVDMLRRTLPENIQVQLEHEPGPFLVHADATRIQQVLMNLAVNARDAMPHGGELRFSLSHRAIQPAQKVPVADMKPGSYVRLSVADTGHGIDPQHLSHIFEPFFTTKEPGKGAGLGLAQVYGIVKQHHGEILVDSRVGQGTTFTLYLPEVHLDPPTPKEGEQDREAFRGSETLLVVEDNEAARNALVELLEGLGYRVLVARDGEEAASIFEASSREIALIVCDLVMPRLGGLELYTRLRQNHPELKMLIVTGYPLGAGDKEILETGLVEWLQKPPDADELGRRIRKLIDRQRVPDRA